One stretch of Xiphophorus maculatus strain JP 163 A chromosome 19, X_maculatus-5.0-male, whole genome shotgun sequence DNA includes these proteins:
- the LOC102226384 gene encoding F-box only protein 30-like translates to MENLHPHCLKCINRRCMAKPEPGVSCNLVGCPLVCGAVFHSCKLDEHRLLCPYERLPCLNSGFGCPFTIKRIKMAQHLETCPASIVCCTMEWNRWPVSYADHKSYENLSKDFDEVEQLDMALALQDQRMLLESLKVTTNVSKNGEKGAGYGDEMASVLGSETVEMEEEPYNNLYRTSGEATRSLAAALDILTNSNNIGKIIENVNGDKNGLTHNGENGESSLVAEGGRNVEMLDSDSDSECELGAVGGVDCAVETDGDDDAANWSEERNFVELHFEKKDVVINQPNQNGDLVWPRIPQDYIPLVAPELPTHQLVPLTPPFLVSDQVRRSFCRYRCWKQNLEVLSMFTYNVPQALINPYLFRAKMEDKAVDTSDLEVEEDPMGLHGIDLITAALLFCLGDSPGGRGISDSRFVDGYHIDFGTQTFSFPSAILATNTMVGDIASASACDHASPQLSNPSPFHTLRLELVLECVARYQTKQRSMFTFVCGQLFRRDEFSSHFKNVHGDIHAGLNGWMEQRCPLAYYGCTYSQRRFCPSVQGFRIIHDRHLGSFGVQPGLPLKTGDGHSRKPHHIDAQYDQFSILPFEVLQHIASFLDSFSLCQLSRVSRTMRNVCASLLQMRGMVVLLWEKKRRDDGSPSWQITHKVWRFSTAFGTVNEWKFADIASMADHLKKCKFNTIARREEAIPLPCMCFTRELTKEGRCLRSVLKPVA, encoded by the exons atggagaaccTGCATCCGCACTGCCTTAAATGCATCAACAGACGGTGCATGGCCAAACCAGAGCCCGGTGTCTCCTGCAATCTGGTTGGCTGTCCTCTCGTCTGCGGGGCCGTTTTTCACTCCTGCAAGCTGGATGAACATCGTCTCCTGTGTCCCTATGAAAGACTGCCTTGCCTTAACAGCGGCTTTGGCTGCCCCTTCACCATCAAGAGAATCAAAATGGCGCAGCATCTGGAGACATGCCCTGCCAGCATAGTTTGTTGCACAATGGAGTGGAACCGGTGGCCTGTGAGCTACGCCGATCACAAGTCCTACGAGAACCTGAGCAAAGACTTTGacgaggtggagcagctggacATGGCTTTAGCTCTTCAGGATCAGAGGATGCTATTGGAGTCGCTGAAAGTTACGACCAATGTGTCAAAGAACGGAGAAAAGGGAGCAGGCTATGGTGATGAAATGGCGTCGGTGTTGGGCAGTGAAACAGTAGAAATGGAGGAAGAACCTTACAACAACTTGTACAGAACTTCCGGGGAGGCAACCAGGAGCTTAGCTGCTGCGCTGGACATCCTCACTAATTCCAACAACATTGGCAAAATCATCGAAAATGTAAATGGAGATAAGAATGGATTGACCCATAATGGAGAAAATGGGGAAAGCAGTCTTGTTGCTGAAGGCGGGAGGAACGTAGAAATGCTTGATAGTGACAGTGATTCAGAGTGTGAGCTGGGGGCTGTGGGTGGAGTCGATTGCGCCGTAGAAACGGACGGAGATGACGATGCTGCTAACTGGTCTGAAGAAAGGAACTTTGTGGAATtgcattttgagaaaaaagatGTCGTCATCAACCAACCAAATCAAAACGGTGACCTTGTCTGGCCTCGCATCCCTCAGGACTACATACCCCTCGTAGCACCAGAGCTGCCCACGCACCAGCTGGTCCCGCTCACACCGCCATTCCTGGTGTCGGATCAAGTGAGAAGGAGCTTCTGCAGGTATCGGTGTTGGAAGCAGAACTTAGAAGTGCTCAGCATGTTTACATATAACGTCCCCCAGGCCCTAATCAACCCTTACTTGTTTCGAGCAAAAATGGAGGACAAAGCGGTGGACACATCTGACCTGGAGGTAGAGGAGGACCCGATGGGGCTCCACGGCATTGACCTCATCACTGCAGCGTTGCTGTTTTGCCTCGGGGATTCCCCGGGAGGCCGGGGGATCTCCGACAGCAGGTTTGTCGACGGATACCACATTGACTTTGGCACTCAGACATTCTCCTTCCCTTCCGCCATCCTCGCCACGAACACCATGGTGGGCGACATCGCCTCGGCCTCGGCCTGCGACCACGCCAGTCCGCAGCTTTCCAACCCCAGCCCTTTCCACACGCTGCGGCTGGAACTGGTGCTCGAATGCGTCGCGCGGTACCAAACTAAACAGCGCTCCATGTTCACGTTTGTGTGCGGGCAGCTTTTCCGACGCGACGAGTTTTCGTCTCACTTCAAGAACGTCCACGGGGACATCCACGCCGGGCTCAACGGCTGGATGGAGCAGCGTTGCCCCTTGGCGTACTACGGCTGCACTTACTCCCAGAGGCGCTTCTGTCCGTCCGTGCAGGGCTTTCGGATCATCCACGACAGACACCTGGGTTCCTTTGGGGTGCAGCCCGGATTGCCTTTAAAAACCGGAGACGGCCACTCAAGAAAGCCCCACCACATCGACGCTCAGTACGATCAGTTTAGCATTCTTCCTTTTGAGGTGTTGCAGCACATAGCGAGCTTTCTCGACAGTTTCAGTCTGTGCCAGCTGTCCAGAGTGTCTCGCACCATGAGGAACGTGTGCGCCAGTCTGCTTCAGATGCGTGGCATGGTCGTCCTGCTATGGGAGAAGAAGCGGCGCGACGACGGGTCTCCTTCGTGGCAAATAACGCACAAG GTGTGGCGCTTCAGCACGGCCTTCGGCACGGTGAATGAGTGGAAGTTCGCCGACATCGCCAGCATGGCTGACCACCTGAAGAAGTGCAAGTTCAACACGATCGCCCGCCGGGAGGAAGCCATCCCTCTGCCGTGCATGTGCTTCACCAGGGAGCTCACGAAAGAGGGAAGATGTTTACGATCGGTTCTCAAACCTGTAGCGTGA